One genomic window of Cercospora beticola chromosome 5, complete sequence includes the following:
- a CDS encoding uncharacterized protein (antiSMASH:Cluster_11), with product MQELDGTGLYDRPDWPLSLSAAEEQHGKRGGRGARLAELDDELVEDGAVMRRLEDISPTLAILNGGAYTTDPEVSDIDEDDDDDDDESLGPPSPPLPPQHQHDHSRQLPQSYSIDEGYSQQRRRSPRGSRRQQHAEVSPVREELQFESRLIRDSRSEQERVEQGSGGPQAVQASHDAHEDENGDVEESRDVARPLSYIGNSPALQQGVTPTSSPYLNGAAYSALTTNDRSNNRNSIAKEPMHSSHADRRLSKRSSIYNTTQIPFQKERVRYSWQSIQDDEPNRPRIHVIKLFSQTATAAAGFPTGEAFGFSTSPGGRRIAVYNSARVYVLQTNALPVGITQDYALKRRPIDIGLTDEGNTLAILADDHTINVYELGHELRRTRAISLDFPTHCIALSPTGGLLAAAYEGGIEVFSLASSALPTDRRAVRCVKMDRMMFSDDGSTLLGTTTRINVSSTVTVSVPVFPARADGVPTHEELKEAWCSELLHPENIRNSSHAAFMRENRKTCNEKLFAWNGLEDTFGILDVSDMHYGNFDFPVVISPPLSTCGGLGAAIHSCPSIDEHGDTVAMIVNDRTIRLYIVPRGTGDDVAVVEAHSIDHELDEGYGCPFSEAKWVHSSASLPSPAHDERQVRGRLIVTSPGGVIEAGVSEESVEEIEGGRIILFDFDPQFSGQPGQTFNLTLGKSPPAPLTEEKKSMNEQVNLVRRRTVNQSRSGSLNQRPATLGRSATTNGSRSTRNPGAANPAVAARSNRNSMLSVGSMQSEATRSLPDLLENAEAAEEAFEAPYVQGQPRSQASLQRAASNAQRHRFQTLEERNQAHVSVDSSGGFLALPEYTEEPNAPLPSRFRAMAGLDAPAVFNRPKPAIITNVNGEMAGSNALANASSQAPHTAPPDVGENFSSDMAFRNASLSHDVAEEQAQTLDERTRREIRRNEIEQQGMDASHATSPQSPVDSTTSSIPSSLARLDNRQQTRLEQLARGTGTYSSSGTFDSRSQSPAPLSAVSAYGSFASMPRSLQRAYSNAVSPVGHVPAPAMVGEWQTAVPVTRPATSTTGHLEDEDIISPVDSQRSMFGRVPNGYRNSTSLIHPPGHSVHRTQPSGATVATMPERPFEPMPPVPDQRMPPHMHAFRNAAAANANASASLFPPVQPPDHVPLRQPSTKAGSEGHPITGWHPPAPSTVPKSSHGTIRNSNGHGHVRNRSSSAKSAFASTDKAKKLGFFRKSKKSEPLHPSRDSGKGWEYSEQHGEVKSLLTMNPTRRGEKCVMM from the coding sequence ATGCAAGAGCTGGACGGGACGGGGCTGTATGACCGTCCAGACTGGCCGCTGTCGTTGTCGGCAGCCGAAGAGCAGCATGGCAAGAGAGGCGGGCGGGGTGCACGGCTGGCCGAGCTGGACGACGAGCTGGTGGAAGACGGTGCGGTGATGCGGAGACTGGAGGACATCAGCCCCACGCTGGCTATCCTGAACGGCGGAGCCTACACCACCGACCCCGAAGTCAGCGAtatcgatgaggacgacgacgacgatgacgacgaatcGCTCGGTCCGCCCTCACCACCGCTCCCGCCGCAACACCAGCACGACCACTCTCGCCAACTGCCGCAATCGTACAGCATCGATGAAGGCTATTCTCAGCAACGCCGTCGTTCGCCGCGCGGATCACGGCGTCAGCAGCATGCCGAAGTGTCGCCAGTTCGGGAAGAGCTCCAGTTCGAGTCTAGGCTCATCCGTGATTCAAGATCAGAGCAAGAGCGAGTGGAACAGGGCAGCGGTGGTCCACAGGCTGTGCAAGCGTCGCACGATGCCCACGAAGATGAGAACGGCGACGTTGAAGAGTCGAGGGATGTTGCCCGCCCGTTGTCTTACATTGGCAATTCACCGGCATTGCAGCAAGGGGTGACACCTACGAGCTCTCCATATCTCAATGGGGCTGCATATTCAGCTCTGACAACCAACGATCGAAGCAACAACCGGAACTCAATAGCCAAGGAGCCGATGCATAGTAGCCATGCTGACAGAAGGCTGTCCAAGAGAAGCTCAATATACAACACCACACAAATACCATTCCAAAAAGAGCGAGTGCGGTATAGCTGGCAATCGATCCAGGATGACGAGCCCAACCGGCCGCGGATACATGTGATCAAGCTGTTTTCGCAGACGGCGACGGCAGCTGCAGGATTTCCCACTGGAGAGGCTTTCGGGTTCTCCACTTCGCCGGGTGGTAGAAGAATAGCAGTCTACAACAGTGCCAGAGTATATGTGCTGCAAACCAACGCTCTGCCCGTTGGGATCACCCAGGACTATGCATTGAAACGCAGGCCGATCGATATTGGATTGACCGACGAGGGCAACACCCTGGCCATTCTAGCAGATGATCATACCATTAACGTCTACGAGCTTGGTCATGAGCTACGGAGAACGAGGGCGATCTCGTTGGACTTTCCGACGCACTGTATTGCACTTTCACCGACCGGAGGTCTACTGGCGGCGGCATATGAAGGTGGCATCGAGGTCTTTTCACTGGCATCCAGTGCCCTTCCTACAGATCGCAGAGCTGTTCGTTGTGTCAAAATGGATCGCATGATGTTTTCCGATGATGGTTCGACATTACTCGGCACGACCACGCGGATCAATGTGTCATCTACAGTGACTGTCTCGGTCCCAGTCTTTCCTGCACGAGCAGACGGAGTGCCCACACACGAAGAGCTCAAAGAAGCCTGGTGTTCCGAGTTACTACATCCCGAGAACAttcgcaacagcagccatgCTGCATTTATGCGAGAGAACCGGAAGACTTGCAATGAGAAACTATTTGCTTGGAATGGACTGGAGGATACGTTTGGCATTTTGGACGTTAGCGACATGCATTACGGCAACTTTGACTTCCCAGTAGTCATTTCGCCACCCCTTTCGACTTGCGGAGGGCTAGGAGCAGCGATTCATAGCTGCCCTTCGATCGATGAGCACGGGGACACCGTGGCCATGATTGTAAATGACAGAACGATACGACTATACATTGTACCTCGGGGTACGGGAGATGATGTCGCTGTGGTTGAGGCGCACAGCATCGATCATGAGCTCGATGAAGGTTATGGATGCCCATTCAGCGAGGCGAAATGGGTGCACAGTTCCGCTTCACTTCCATCACCAGCACACGACGAAAGACAGGTTCGTGGACGCTTGATTGTAACAAGCCCTGGCGGCGTGATAGAAGCCGGCGTTAGTGAGGAGAGCGTTGAGGAGATCGAGGGCGGTAGAATAATCCTCTTCGATTTCGATCCTCAATTCTCTGGCCAGCCGGGACAAACCTTCAACTTGACCTTGGGAAAGAGTCCACCGGCGCCGCTcaccgaggagaagaagagcatgaaTGAACAGGTGAACCTTGTGCGAAGGAGAACTGTCAACCAGAGCAGGAGTGGCTCACTGAACCAAAGGCCAGCAACATTGGGCAGATCAGCGACAACGAATGGAAGTCGCTCAACGAGAAATCCGGGCGCAGCAAATCCAGCTGTGGCTGCTAGGTCGAATCGCAACAGCATGCTCTCAGTGGGCAGTATGCAATCGGAAGCCACACGGAGTCTGCCAGACCTTCTCGAAAACGCCGAAGCAGCGGAGGAGGCATTCGAAGCGCCGTACGTGCAAGGACAGCCCCGGTCACAAGCATCTCTGCAGCGAGCGGCATCGAACGCCCAGCGACATCGATTCCAGACTCTGGAAGAGCGTAATCAAGCACATGTCAGCGTCGACTCGTCTGGTGGCTTCCTGGCCCTGCCAGAATACACGGAGGAACCAAATGCGCCACTTCCCAGCCGCTTTCGAGCCATGGCTGGACTCGATGCCCCTGCCGTGTTCAATCGCCCCAAACCCGCCATCATCACCAACGTCAATGGCGAAATGGCGGGTTCGAATGCGCTCGCCAACGCCTCATCTCAGGCACCTCATACCGCGCCTCCAGATGTGGGAGAAAACTTCAGCTCGGATATGGCTTTCCGGAATGCTAGTTTGAGCCACGATGTCGCCGAGGAACAGGCACAGACACTCGATGAGCGCACGAGAAGAGAGATTCGCAGGAACGAGATCGAGCAGCAAGGCATGGACGCTAGTCACGCTACCAGTCCGCAGAGCCCTGTCGATTCTACGACGAGTTCGATTCCCAGCAGCTTAGCACGACTGGACAATCGACAGCAGACTCGATTGGAGCAATTGGCGCGCGGCACCGGGACATATTCTTCCTCTGGCACTTTTGACTCTAGATCACAAAGTCCTGCGCCGCTTAGCGCAGTGAGTGCGTATGGTTCCTTTGCGTCCATGCCAAGAAGTTTGCAACGGGCGTACAGTAACGCAGTCTCGCCCGTGGGTCATGTTCCTGCTCCTGCAATGGTGGGAGAATGGCAGACTGCCGTACCTGTCACTCGTCCAGCGACATCGACGACTGGTCatctcgaagacgaagatatAATATCACCCGTGGATTCCCAGCGAAGCATGTTCGGCAGGGTTCCGAACGGGTACCGCAACTCCACCTCGTTGATCCATCCTCCTGGCCATTCCGTGCATCGCACTCAGCCCAGCGGTGCCACAGTGGCTACCATGCCTGAGAGACCCTTCGAGCCCATGCCACCGGTGCCAGATCAGAGAATGCCACCACACATGCACGCATTCCGAAATGCGGCTGCAGCGAACGCGAACGCTTCGGCATCCTTGTTCCCACCCGTTCAGCCACCGGACCATGTGCCCCTGCGCCAGCCTTCCACCAAAGCAGGATCGGAAGGGCATCCTATCACAGGCTGGCACCCACCAGCACCGTCCACGGTACCGAAGAGTAGCCATGGCACGATACGCAACAGCAATGGACACGGCCACGTGAGGAACCGCAGTTCAAGCGCGAAAAGTGCCTTTGCATCGACAGACAAAGCAAAGAAACTAGGTTTCTTTCGCAAGTCCAAAAAATCCGAACCACTTCATCCCAGTCGGGACAGTGGCAAGGGGTGGGAATATTCCGAACAACATGGAGAGGTCAAAAGCCTCTTGACGATGAACCCCACTAGGCGGGGAGAAAAGTGTGTGATGATGTAG
- a CDS encoding uncharacterized protein (antiSMASH:Cluster_11): MSSFIQRIFRPFSSSTMHFAGEQGTAAAMTLPEGAQKATIAAGCFWGVEHMYRKDFGDKGLLDARVGYIGGDTQNPSYRAVCSGRTGHAEACQIVFDPTKVTYQTLLEYFYKMHDPTTANRQGPDTGSQYRSGIFYHSDEQKEIAEKVTKAASEQWWKGKVVTEILPAGEWWDAEKYHQMYLHHNPSGYECPSHFLRKLPDLQY; this comes from the exons ATGTCGTCCTTCATCCAACGCATCTTCCGGCCCTTCTCAAGCTCCACCATGCACTTTGCCGGCGAGCAGGGTACCGCCGCAGCAATGACCCTTCCCGAAGGCGCACAAAAAGCTACCATCGCCGCGGGATGTTTCTGGGGCGTTGAGCACATGTATCGCAAGGACTTCGGTGACAAAGGCCTCTTGGATGCCAGAGTCGGATACATTGGAGGCGACACACAGAACCCCAGTTACAGAGCCGTATGCAGTGGACGAACAGGAC ACGCGGAAGCCTGCCAAATCGTCTTCGACCCCACAAAAGTAACCTACCAAACCCTCCTCGAATACTTCTACAAAATGCACGACCCGACGACCGCCAACCGACAAGGCCCAGACACTGGCTCACAATACCGTTCGGGAATCTTCTACCACTCGGATGAGCAGAAAGAGATCGCAGAGAAAGTTACAAAAGCCGCCAGCGAGCAATGGTGGAAAGGGAAGGTTGTGACAGAGATTCTGCCGGCTGGCGAATGGTGGGACGCAGAGAAATATCATCAGATGTATTTGCACCACAACCCGAGCGGGTATGAGTGCCCTAGTCACTTTTTGAGGAAGCTCCCAGATCTGCAGTATTGA
- a CDS encoding uncharacterized protein (antiSMASH:Cluster_11): MRTLPHSVWSTLSCCLLLLSLSHLPTAHGAFISFENCLSDSTLNSNPKLLQFTPYFVDASFLPTEQSRRSLNLTIYGNVSGQQFLDPYPPASDPVWTNPNETFGKIADIGNDNKYSTLTADYDVLTFTAHDNSGERFCPTLVNGTGSCPLGPVFNASRYDRESLPAFTVNQPFGSSYAFSTISTTVHVLSGDRGAFNIACVSVQITPDLGDSVRGMLRWLPLSILIAKGLATLAAAIWSPWGSSDIFKWSSNYGRDEDLLRLVTPGFGDCLQYIQFIVLTGSLTLQYPGFFRPAVSQSAWSTLMFNQSFVNGGGTQSLVDGLYRTNNATYGLTRMSQLVGMQEDSDIWAGMVIWLLVIAAVVIALCQLGFLGRWLIHQAMHTTEEDLRQKNLPFTLGNIIRLLFNYFILPIVALSLFQLVIAPSSPASVVISATILLVIMVVWAGWILRVIFTTKPRTLLFDEMTTVLLYGPLYNTYSDSAAPFALVPVFITFMRGVAIGAIQPSGIAQIIVLAICEVILILTLNGFRPFQGQTSMNAYHTFFASVRLITVVLMIAFAPSLGVTEAPKGWIGYIILLLHACVLLFGFFMNSMQTLIEVVARAMGAGDDKTNGAVRGSILNWRTLKKRPDRKREPADRTSMSSAAMLTTNQAGYGTRSRSISASSQQLLNRMSGFENFSQGEGVSSPDPDLENADQLGQTVSHGRVSSNAPRADGDGYYRPPRPRKATIETLGGAAAKTRSKSDFPYQDAPAGPGGHVRDASYDSTTFGSPAPAYLRTRAGSNDEGGKYEPANRTDYAVREVDQYYRGPALNGQATRKLKTGPADPTGPASTAQSWFHKLLFGVKGGKTKDQGKGFEVVRSARMPPDMAKEEGVEMTTSPPMHSDEPYQDMPDTPGSPPQAVAGAARSVDGTLDRSASPASPVVATGTAMGPADLTDLETSPKRGDDSFDFQFPGVRDSTLTTRSRVRPDSDALGMPVLEPITFEHADAIGVAPTPPRRLSDASAASRDSSQFGHQDQGPPRAKYSDRPAPILAPIETSPSIDLPSRFNSTASRFTTTQETQGGALNTAAVPSRINSSRSAALGNVDDIRESAGGQDWLRAVDNINWGNHSRDPSIRGGAAGLSTQSSRQSFQPAPPSVPRRSSRRASSQEVSVSHRQQLARQHTSNLFEGFDSTGNIADVDEDRPRQASGAKASYVSHHRAQDSISRNSIGAAAALREGTASVEYSTTPNQGEDYLGSAGH; encoded by the coding sequence ATGAGGACGCTCCCGCACAGCGTCTGGTCGACGCTGTCGTGCTGCTTACTCCTGCTATCGCTATCACACCTCCCGACCGCCCACGGCGCATTCATCAGCTTCGAGAACTGTCTGAGCGACAGCACCCTCAACTCCAATCCGAAACTCCTCCAGTTCACGCCCTACTTCGTCGACGCGAGCTTCCTCCCCACCGAGCAATCGAGGAGGAGCCTGAACTTGACAATATATGGCAATGTCTCAGGGCAACAGTTCTTGGACCCATACCCGCCGGCTTCTGATCCTGTGTGGACAAACCCCAATGAGACCTTTGGCAAGATCGCAGATATTGGCAATGACAACAAATACTCCACCCTGACGGCGGACTACGATGTGTTGACATTCACGGCCCATGATAACTCCGGCGAGAGATTCTGCCCGACGTTGGTCAATGGGACTGGTAGCTGCCCACTGGGGCCAGTCTTCAACGCCAGCCGATATGACCGGGAATCTCTGCCCGCATTCACTGTAAATCAGCCCTTTGGCAGCTCGTATGCCTTCAGCACAATCTCTACAACTGTCCACGTCCTTAGTGGTGACCGTGGAGCCTTCAACATCGCTTGCGTAAGCGTGCAAATCACTCCCGACCTAGGCGACAGTGTAAGGGGAATGCTCAGATGGCTTCCTCTCTCCATATTGATCGCCAAGGGCCTGGCGACGCTCGCGGCTGCGATATGGTCTCCATGGGGCAGTTCGGACATCTTCAAATGGAGCAGCAACTATGGGAGAGACGAAGATTTGCTGCGACTGGTGACGCCGGGTTTTGGCGACTGTTTGCAGTACATTCAATTCATCGTGCTCACGGGAAGCTTGACACTGCAGTATCCTGGCTTCTTCCGGCCCGCTGTCAGTCAGTCTGCATGGTCAACTCTTATGTTCAACCAAAGCTTCGTCAACGGTGGCGGGACGCAAAGCTTGGTGGATGGACTGTACAGAACGAACAATGCTACCTATGgcttgacgaggatgagccaACTGGTTGGAATGCAAGAAGATTCAGACATTTGGGCAGGAATGGTCATTTGGCTATTGGTGATTGCGGCAGTCGTCATTGCACTTTGCCAACTAGGATTCCTCGGTCGCTGGCTGATTCACCAAGCGATGCACACCACAGAGGAGGACCTCCGCCAGAAGAACTTGCCGTTCACCCTGGGAAACATCATCAGGCTGCTCTTCAACTACTTCATCCTCCCGATCGTGGCGTTGAGCTTGTTCCAGCTAGTCATTGCCCCAAGCTCACCAGCGAGCGTTGTAATCTCAGCAACCATTCTTCTCGTCATCATGGTCGTATGGGCCGGCTGGATCTTACGCGTCATTTTCACCACGAAGCCCAGGACGCTGCTGTTTGACGAGATGACAACTGTTCTGCTCTACGGACCGTTGTATAACACATACAGCGACAGTGCAGCACCATTCGCCTTGGTCCCGGTTTTCATCACATTCATGCGTGGAGTTGCCATCGGTGCGATCCAACCCTCGGGCATTGCTCAGATCATTGTGCTGGCCATCTGCGAAGTTATACTGATTCTAACGTTGAACGGCTTCCGACCTTTTCAAGGACAGACAAGCATGAATGCGTATCACACGTTCTTCGCCAGTGTCAGGCTAATCACTGTTGTCCTCATGATTGCCTTTGCACCTAGCCTAGGTGTGACCGAGGCCCCCAAGGGCTGGATCGGATATATCATTCTACTGTTGCATGCCTGCGTACTCCTGTTCGGCTTCTTCATGAACTCCATGCAGACGCTGATTGAGGTAGTTGCACGTGCCATGGGTGCTGGAGATGACAAGACCAACGGAGCTGTTCGAGGAAGTATCCTCAATTGGCGCACCTTGAAGAAGCGGCCCGACAGGAAGCGCGAACCGGCTGATCGCACCAGCATGAGTAGTGCTGCAATGCTGACCACCAATCAGGCCGGGTACGGCACACGAAGCAGGTCCATCTCGGCTAGCAGCCAGCAGCTCCTGAACCGGATGAGTGGCTTCGAGAATTTCAGCCAAGGAGAAGGCGTCAGTTCGCCGGATCCGGATCTGGAAAATGCCGATCAGCTGGGACAGACTGTCTCGCACGGTCGAGTGTCCTCAAACGCCCCGAGAGCTGATGGGGATGGCTACTACCGTCCACCGCGGCCACGGAAGGCTACTATCGAGACTCTTGGGGGCGCGGCTGCGAAGACCAGAAGCAAGAGCGATTTCCCGTACCAGGACGCGCCAGCAGGTCCTGGGGGCCACGTTCGCGACGCTAGTTACGACAGCACTACGTTTGGCTCTCCAGCTCCCGCATACCTGCGCACTCGAGCAGGCTCTAATGATGAAGGCGGCAAATACGAACCGGCCAACAGGACCGACTACGCGGTACGCGAGGTTGACCAGTATTACAGAGGGCCCGCACTCAATGGGCAAGCTACCAGAAAGCTGAAGACTGGACCCGCAGATCCTACTGGGCCTGCCTCGACTGCGCAAAGCTGGTTCCATAAGCTCCTCTTTGGTGTCAAGGGCGGCAAGACGAAGGACCAGGGCAAAGGCTTCGAGGTGGTCCGATCAGCCAGGATGCCGCCAGATATGgcgaaagaagaaggcgtcGAGATGACCACAAGCCCGCCCATGCATTCCGATGAGCCTTACCAGGATATGCCTGATACTCCTGGATCGCCGCCTCAAGCTGTTGCAGGTGCTGCACGTTCTGTTGATGGCACTCTAGACCGTTCTGCGAGCCCTGCCAGCCCTGTAGTCGCCACAGGCACTGCTATGGGACCGGCCGATTTGACTGACTTAGAGACATCCCCCAAGCGAGGCGACGATAGCTTTGACTTCCAATTTCCCGGCGTACGAGACAGCACTTTGACTACCAGGAGTCGCGTTCGTCCAGATAGCGATGCATTGGGGATGCCTGTTCTCGAGCCTATAACCTTCGAGCATGCAGATGCTATCGGCGTCGCACCAACACCGCCACGTAGATTGAGCGATGCGTCTGCTGCGAGCCGAGATTCATCTCAGTTCGGGCACCAGGATCAAGGACCGCCGCGTGCCAAATACTCGGACAGACCAGCTCCCATTCTGGCTCCAATCGAGACGAGTCCTAGCATCGACCTGCCCTCACGCTTCAACAGCACTGCTTCTCGGTTCACCACAACCCAGGAGACTCAGGGAGGAGCACTCAATACTGCGGCTGTGCCCTCACGAATCAATTCGAGCAGGAGTGCTGCACTCGGCAACGTCGACGACATTAGAGAGTCTGCCGGCGGTCAGGACTGGCTCCGCGCTGTCGACAACATCAACTGGGGCAACCACTCGCGAGATCCCAGCATCCGTGGTGGTGCAGCTGGACTCTCCACCCAGTCTTCCAGACAGTCCTTCCAGCCTGCGCCGCCATCCGTGCCcaggcgaagctcgagaagggcaTCGAGCCAGGAAGTCAGCGTCAGTCATAGACAACAGCTTGCTCGACAGCACACATCCAACCTTTTTGAAGGCTTCGACAGTACTGGAAACATCGCCGACGTCGACGAGGACAGACCAAGACAGGCATCTGGCGCAAAAGCAAGTTACGTCAGTCACCATCGCGCCCAGGATAGTATCTCTCGGAACAGCatcggtgctgctgctgccctgcGAGAAGGCACTGCGAGCGTGGAATATAGCACCACGCCGAACCAAGGAGAAGACTATCTGGGCTCGGCTGGACACTAG
- a CDS encoding uncharacterized protein (antiSMASH:Cluster_11), protein MLDFNCLERHADASAKFNDRRRAYSAMELTELCIDFIKAPYDKWDADRKQALSDLKEWYTAWDDMCEDFGHEVPEGTDMMKAISLISKVFFDGRLNHVQFVWETLVQELVNGKPKGDIIYATTSIPDEDDNSDENRPKIRQDARLRIRTGPYDHRAAIFDTLLHECVHAYLGTYACGSETCECESKTTRDVGKTGHGPTFFLITTHVAALFEEDAIDWRFPKPPMSLDYSLEQENRASGIVLRNEDIEKCAPSFQEHLRGIMRRQLTAREQSPDSE, encoded by the coding sequence ATGTTGGACTTCAACTGCCTCGAACGCCATGCAGACGCTTCAGCCAAGTTCAACGACCGCCGCAGAGCTTACTCCGCCATGGAGTTGACGGAGCTATGCATAGACTTCATCAAGGCACCATACGACAAGTGGGACGCTGACCGCAAACAAGCCTTGTCGGACCTCAAAGAGTGGTATACCGCTTGGGACGACATGTGTGAGGATTTCGGTCACGAAGTCCCGGAGGGAACGGACATGATGAAAGCCATCTCCCTCATCAGCAAAGTCTTTTTCGACGGACGACTGAACCATGTTCAGTTCGTCTGGGAGACTCTAGTGCAAGAACTAGTCAACGGCAAGCCAAAGGGAGACATCATCTACGCCACGACCTCGATtcccgacgaagacgacaatTCGGACGAGAATCGCCCAAAGATTCGACAAGATGCGCGACTTCGCATACGCACTGGACCTTACGATCACCGCGCAGCAATTTTCGACACTCTGCTGCACGAATGCGTCCACGCATACCTCGGGACCTACGCTTGCGGTTCCGAAACCTGCGAGTGCGAGAGCAAGACCACTCGCGACGTGGGGAAGACTGGCCACGGGCCAACGTTCTTTCTCATCACGACACACGTCGCCGCTCTCTTCGAGGAAGACGCAATTGACTGGCGTTTTCCGAAGCCTCCAATGTCGCTGGATTACAGCTTGGAGCAGGAGAACAGGGCGAGCGGGATTGTCCTGCGCAATGAGGACATCGAGAAGTGTGCTCCGAGCTTTCAGGAGCACCTTCGAGGAATTATGAGAAGGCAGCTCACGGCCAGAGAGCAAAGCCCTGACTCTGAGTAG
- a CDS encoding uncharacterized protein (SMCOG1039:aldo/keto reductase family oxidoreductase~antiSMASH:Cluster_11): MADSDDIVLRSIAATKAKYVNLGKSGLRVSNPIFGCMSFGSKEWQPWVIEEAEALPLLKAAYDKGLNTWDTANVYSNGVSEEIIAKAISKYGLNREKLVIMSKIYGYVGEEVSTRGIVYGEKIAESKEYVNQGGLSRGAIFRTVDASLKRLNMDYMDVLQIHRFDPYTPVEETMEALHDLVKSGKVRYIGASSMWAYQFAQMQFVAERHGWTKFISMQNHYSLLYREEEREMNRFCNETGVGLVPWSPLCRGFLARPPKEYGNTERSKSEIDSPLFESGSSPADKEIIKRVQELAEKKGWTMSQVALAWINKRVASPIVGFSSEARLDEALAARGKELTPEEEEYLEKPYITRAIEGH; the protein is encoded by the exons ATGGCAGACAGCGACGACATTGTCTTGCGCTCTATAGCTGCTACGAAGGCTAAATATGTCAACCTGGGGAAATCAGGCCTCCGGGTATCGAACCCCATTTTCGGCTGCATGAGCTTCG GATCAAAGGAATGGCAGCCATGGGTCattgaagaagccgaagcacTTCCCCTGCTCAAGGCCGCGTACGATAAAGGTCTCAACACCTGGGACACTGCCAACGTCTACTCGAACGGAGTCAGCGAAGAGATCATCGCCAAAGCTATCAGCAAATATGGCCTCAATCGCGAAAAGCTTGTCATCATGAGCAAGATCTACGGATACGTTGGCGAGGAAGTGAGCACAAGAGGCATCGTGTATGGCGAGAAAATTGCAGAGAGCAAAGAATACGTCAATCAAGGCGGTCTGTCAAGAGGCGCGATATTCAGAACTGTGGATGCGAGTCTGAAGAGACTGAACATGGACTACATGGATGTTCTGCAGATCCACAGATTCGATCCTTATACGCCAGTCGAAGAGACGATGGAGGCTCTTCATGATCTGGTCAAGAGCGGCAAAGTCCGGTACATCGGAGCTTCTAGCATG TGGGCCTACCAATTTGCACAAATGCAATTCGTTGCTGAAAGGCACGGATGGACTAAGTTTATCAGCATGCAAAA CCACTATTCCCTGCTctaccgagaagaagagcgtgaAATGAACCGGTTCTGCAACGAAACAGGCGTCGGCCTTGTTCCCTGGTCACCACTTTGCCGAGGCTTCCTTGCACGGCCACCGAAAGAATATGGCAACACTGAGCGATCAAAATCCGAAATTGATTCTCCACTGTTCGAAAGTGGCTCCAGCCCTGCCGACAAGGAGATCATCAAGCGAGTGCAAGAGCTTGCCGAGAAGAAAGGCTGGACCATGTCCCAGGTTGCACTGGCTTGGATCAACAAGAGAGTGGCTAGTCCGATTGTTGGTTTCAGCAGCGAAGCACGTTTGGACGAGGCTCTGGCAGCAAGAGGGAAGGAATTGACAccggaagaagaggagtacCTCGAAAAGCCTTATATCACGAGAGCCATCGAAGGCCATTGA